From Crateriforma spongiae, a single genomic window includes:
- a CDS encoding carboxylesterase family protein: protein MRNAISTVLFLTVMCLPGESSAQPVNDKPPTTNKHFAKAVFEAEDGTKISYWLMSPATILKDKKYPLVLTLHGRGGHTAAATKLSSDAARERFPCFVMAPASTDQGHWAFPEGLESEAGKLKETKAMLPATIAAMDALVKHHPIDLSRIYVTGQSMGGVGTFGAVSARPDTFAAAIPVAGGWFPKDADKMIGTPFWVFHGDEDKTVPPDYSRSMVEAIKAAGGSLKYTEYKGVGHNSWVPAYRSDETWVWMFNQRRTD from the coding sequence ATGCGAAACGCCATCTCTACGGTTCTGTTTCTGACCGTCATGTGCCTACCGGGTGAGTCCAGTGCTCAACCTGTGAACGACAAGCCACCGACGACGAACAAACATTTCGCAAAGGCAGTTTTCGAGGCTGAAGACGGGACGAAGATCAGTTATTGGTTGATGTCTCCTGCCACAATTCTGAAGGACAAGAAGTATCCTCTCGTGTTGACGCTACACGGTCGTGGCGGACACACGGCGGCCGCGACTAAATTGAGCTCCGATGCAGCAAGAGAACGCTTTCCATGTTTTGTCATGGCGCCCGCTTCCACCGACCAAGGACACTGGGCTTTTCCTGAGGGCCTGGAAAGCGAAGCAGGGAAACTAAAAGAGACCAAGGCGATGCTTCCCGCCACAATTGCTGCAATGGATGCCCTAGTCAAACATCATCCCATCGACCTTTCACGCATATACGTGACTGGGCAGTCGATGGGAGGTGTTGGGACCTTCGGTGCCGTTTCAGCTCGGCCTGATACTTTCGCGGCAGCAATTCCCGTAGCTGGTGGATGGTTTCCCAAAGACGCAGACAAAATGATTGGGACTCCGTTCTGGGTGTTCCACGGAGACGAAGACAAAACAGTACCACCAGACTACAGCCGCTCGATGGTGGAAGCGATAAAGGCGGCCGGCGGATCGTTGAAGTACACTGAATACAAAGGCGTGGGACATAATAGTTGGGTTCCAGCCTACCGATCCGATGAGACGTGGGTCTGGATGTTTAATCAACGAAGAACTGATTAA
- a CDS encoding VOC family protein, whose product MRLQLQKCNPVPWFEIYVDDLGRATRFYESVLETKLEKLEAPTSELQMMAFPMSMTSPGASGALCKMEGVKAGGGSTMVYFSCEDCGVEASRIEAAGGKLERPKTSIGPYGFMAIGIDSEGNMFGLHTP is encoded by the coding sequence ATGCGGCTCCAGTTGCAGAAATGCAATCCCGTGCCGTGGTTCGAAATCTATGTGGATGACCTGGGGCGTGCGACACGGTTTTACGAATCGGTCCTGGAAACCAAACTCGAGAAGCTCGAAGCCCCGACAAGCGAGTTGCAGATGATGGCTTTTCCGATGTCGATGACCTCACCAGGAGCGTCCGGTGCGCTTTGCAAAATGGAGGGCGTCAAGGCTGGTGGCGGCAGCACGATGGTTTACTTCAGTTGCGAAGACTGTGGCGTCGAGGCTTCGCGGATTGAAGCGGCCGGCGGAAAGCTGGAGCGTCCGAAGACGTCCATCGGTCCGTACGGTTTCATGGCGATCGGCATCGATAGCGAGGGCAACATGTTCGGGCTGCATACCCCGTAG
- a CDS encoding YciI family protein, whose translation MKYMLLIYGSEDEWTQEQREACMIESSRISEELKQQGKLVESAPLRSVTTATSVRVRDGKKQITDGPFAETAEQLGGYYILDVDNLDEAIAIAAKLPPASKGTVEIRPIEPLPAQAQSPTH comes from the coding sequence ATGAAATACATGCTATTAATCTACGGCAGCGAAGACGAATGGACGCAAGAGCAGCGTGAAGCCTGCATGATCGAATCGTCGAGAATCAGCGAGGAGCTGAAGCAACAGGGCAAGTTGGTCGAATCGGCTCCGCTACGAAGCGTCACCACAGCGACCAGCGTACGAGTGCGTGACGGGAAAAAACAAATCACCGACGGCCCGTTCGCCGAAACCGCCGAGCAACTTGGCGGCTACTACATACTCGATGTCGACAACCTCGATGAAGCTATCGCGATCGCCGCGAAGCTACCTCCGGCAAGCAAAGGCACTGTCGAAATCCGTCCGATCGAACCACTTCCCGCTCAAGCTCAATCACCGACTCATTGA
- a CDS encoding TROVE domain-containing protein has product MANKSLFSSITSVLPRATTVNEAGGPAYKFPAKHALAQLAATGTFGNVFYTSAQNQLDQLRNLIDEVDDNEYLAKLAVYSRERAYMKDMPAALLVTLSTRDTALMHKVFDRVADNGRVLRTVFQMVRSGQFGRKGLSSSLQRAFQRWLNDASTGKLLSSSIGNDPSLRDVLRMARPTPKDDARRALFGWLTDKEVDKWAPATEADLPAEVQSLKAFRSAETEEAQALIAGDLQVRWDLLADAAKGPIVWKAIARQMGPQALRMNLNTLLRHDVFKNTEPASGAGKPDDAMIDYVAGRIADPEAIRRSRQFPYQFLAAYLNAADEVPHKIKSALHDAAEIACGNIPQLPAPVIIGLDTSGSMGCSVTGWQGRGRASKMRCVDVAALFAAAILRRNPDSVVVPFDTQAYTAKIDPSDSILSLSARLSKYGGGGTDVSLPLRVANGEGGANKRYAKRTFAGIVLVSDNESWINSGRVYGYGRGGSTGVMTEWEKFKKTQRGHGIADPKLVCIDIAPYGNTQAPDRQDILNIGGFSDAVFNVVSNFLESDTNRFVREVEAVEL; this is encoded by the coding sequence ATGGCAAACAAGTCTTTGTTCTCAAGTATCACTAGCGTTCTACCACGAGCGACCACAGTCAATGAAGCTGGTGGTCCAGCGTACAAGTTCCCAGCGAAGCATGCGCTCGCGCAGCTGGCGGCTACCGGCACCTTCGGTAACGTGTTCTACACGTCGGCGCAAAACCAGCTTGACCAACTGCGAAACCTGATCGATGAAGTCGACGACAACGAGTACCTGGCAAAGCTGGCGGTCTACTCACGTGAGCGTGCTTACATGAAGGACATGCCGGCGGCGCTGCTGGTCACGCTGTCGACTCGCGACACGGCGCTAATGCACAAGGTCTTTGACCGAGTCGCTGATAATGGCCGCGTTCTGCGCACGGTGTTCCAGATGGTTCGTTCAGGCCAGTTTGGTCGTAAGGGACTGTCGTCTTCGCTTCAGCGTGCGTTCCAGCGTTGGCTGAACGACGCTTCGACGGGTAAGTTGCTGTCAAGCTCGATTGGTAACGATCCGAGCCTGCGCGACGTCCTGCGAATGGCACGCCCGACGCCGAAGGATGACGCTCGCCGAGCGTTGTTCGGTTGGCTGACTGACAAGGAAGTCGACAAGTGGGCTCCGGCGACGGAAGCGGACTTGCCGGCCGAGGTTCAGTCACTGAAGGCGTTCCGTTCTGCGGAGACCGAAGAGGCTCAGGCGTTGATCGCGGGCGACCTGCAAGTTCGATGGGACTTGCTGGCCGACGCGGCCAAGGGTCCGATCGTCTGGAAGGCAATCGCCCGCCAGATGGGACCGCAGGCTCTGCGAATGAACCTGAACACGCTGTTGCGTCACGACGTTTTCAAGAACACTGAGCCTGCTAGTGGTGCTGGCAAGCCTGACGATGCAATGATCGATTACGTTGCCGGCCGCATCGCGGATCCGGAGGCGATTCGTCGTTCACGTCAGTTCCCGTACCAGTTCTTGGCGGCGTACCTGAACGCTGCGGATGAGGTTCCACACAAGATCAAGTCGGCGTTGCATGACGCGGCGGAGATCGCATGTGGCAACATCCCGCAGCTACCGGCGCCGGTCATCATCGGTCTGGACACGTCCGGATCGATGGGATGCTCGGTGACGGGATGGCAAGGCCGAGGCCGCGCGTCGAAGATGCGTTGCGTTGACGTCGCCGCGTTGTTCGCCGCAGCGATCCTGCGTCGCAACCCGGACAGCGTCGTCGTTCCGTTCGATACGCAAGCCTACACGGCGAAGATCGATCCAAGCGATTCGATTCTTAGCCTGTCGGCACGACTGTCGAAGTACGGTGGTGGCGGAACGGATGTGTCGTTGCCGTTGCGTGTTGCAAATGGCGAAGGCGGGGCCAACAAGCGATACGCAAAGCGTACGTTTGCTGGAATCGTCCTGGTCAGCGACAACGAAAGCTGGATCAACTCGGGACGTGTCTACGGATACGGCCGAGGCGGTTCGACTGGCGTCATGACCGAATGGGAGAAGTTCAAGAAGACTCAGCGCGGACACGGCATCGCCGATCCGAAGTTGGTCTGCATCGACATCGCCCCATACGGCAACACGCAAGCACCCGATCGACAGGACATCCTGAACATCGGAGGCTTCAGCGACGCAGTCTTCAACGTCGTTAGTAACTTCCTAGAGTCCGACACCAACCGTTTTGTCCGCGAGGTCGAAGCCGTTGAGCTGTAG
- a CDS encoding endonuclease V, giving the protein MQMENTTQTQTIACIDVGYTDSAARAACVVIDDWHASSAVAEHVAMIHEVKEYQPGEFYRRELPCIQAVLAKLDQPPTCIVVDGYVWRDGNDRPGLGAHLYETLDRKIPIIGVAKNPFKETDHATELRRGTSDRPLYVTAVGIPIAQAVLNIGAMHGPHRIPTILKRVDQLSRSGN; this is encoded by the coding sequence ATGCAAATGGAGAACACGACGCAAACCCAAACGATTGCATGTATCGATGTAGGCTACACGGATAGTGCCGCGCGAGCTGCGTGCGTTGTCATTGACGACTGGCACGCTTCGAGCGCAGTCGCCGAGCATGTGGCGATGATCCATGAGGTAAAGGAATATCAACCCGGCGAATTCTATCGTCGAGAGTTGCCGTGCATTCAAGCGGTGCTGGCGAAACTGGACCAACCACCGACTTGCATCGTAGTCGACGGCTACGTTTGGCGGGATGGAAATGACCGTCCGGGATTGGGTGCTCACCTCTACGAGACGCTTGATCGCAAGATTCCAATCATCGGCGTGGCGAAGAATCCGTTCAAAGAAACGGACCACGCCACCGAGCTCCGCAGAGGCACAAGCGATCGGCCGCTCTACGTTACGGCCGTGGGCATCCCAATCGCTCAAGCAGTGTTGAATATAGGTGCCATGCATGGCCCACATCGAATTCCAACAATATTGAAGCGAGTCGATCAGTTGAGCCGTAGTGGAAATTAG
- a CDS encoding glycosyltransferase family 2 protein — protein sequence MRDHLTFCIKTIHRPQCCAALVRSIHQHYGKDRPSIHVLDDGKPELRFSVNCPAEAAMVDRLIETEYDIGLSAGRNRLLDSGDSPVVVFADDDHLVTQQTRLPDLVRKLDQHHDLDLLAGLSNHQERPKMMRVQRKTMRIPQGHYKKRGSIRWCHYVGNCFIAYRDIVQAIRWDESLKVEEHWDFFWRCKLAGVNVACDIAHSFKHEHVDPQGYQRRRPEFQRTALRKHGLERVIWR from the coding sequence GTGCGTGATCATCTCACCTTTTGCATCAAGACGATCCATCGGCCGCAGTGTTGTGCGGCATTGGTGCGGAGCATCCACCAGCACTATGGCAAAGATCGGCCCAGCATTCACGTCCTCGACGATGGCAAGCCTGAACTGCGTTTCTCGGTGAACTGCCCCGCTGAAGCGGCAATGGTCGATCGGTTGATCGAAACCGAGTACGACATTGGTCTATCCGCCGGTCGCAATCGGTTGCTGGATTCTGGCGATTCTCCCGTCGTCGTGTTCGCCGACGACGATCACTTGGTCACGCAGCAAACACGCCTTCCTGATTTGGTCCGCAAACTCGATCAGCATCACGATCTCGACTTGCTTGCCGGGCTTTCAAATCATCAGGAACGCCCCAAGATGATGCGTGTCCAACGCAAGACGATGCGTATTCCGCAAGGCCATTACAAGAAACGCGGTTCGATTCGCTGGTGTCACTACGTCGGCAACTGCTTTATCGCTTACCGCGACATTGTTCAAGCGATCCGCTGGGACGAGTCGCTCAAGGTCGAAGAACACTGGGACTTCTTTTGGCGATGCAAGCTCGCCGGCGTTAATGTGGCCTGCGACATCGCCCATTCGTTCAAGCACGAACACGTCGATCCGCAGGGCTATCAGCGTCGTCGCCCCGAGTTTCAACGAACTGCACTGCGCAAACACGGATTGGAGCGAGTGATTTGGCGATGA
- a CDS encoding RNA polymerase sigma factor, whose protein sequence is MDESIPLKLERIFEQSSRQILATLAGSLRDLDLAEEAMQEAFAIATHRWPVEGLPDNPVSWLISTGRFKAIDHIRRRDRFRESTSDVVARLEAIEQANARREGQPIEDDQLRMIFTCCHPAIDETVQVPLTLREVCGMSTERIAAAFLTSTQTMAQRIVRGKTKIRDAGVPFVVPESHELPERLESVLSVIYLIFNEGYRSTSGSSEDLNELAFEAIRLCRLLLDLLPDSEVTGLLALMLLHESRRGARFDEAGEIVLLQDQDRRRWNRGMIDEGQHLVEQSLRSGRFGFYTLQAAISAVHATAGSSDQTDWPQIIALYDLLLRVRPSPVIELNRAVAIAMLRGPDAGLVLIDRLVDGGELDRYALAHSARGELLFRSGKYAPAIEAFARAETLTRKPAEQRFLRRKLADCRSML, encoded by the coding sequence ATGGACGAGAGTATTCCTTTAAAACTCGAACGCATTTTTGAGCAATCATCGCGACAGATCCTTGCGACTTTGGCTGGATCACTTCGTGACTTGGACCTCGCCGAAGAAGCGATGCAAGAGGCGTTCGCGATTGCCACACATCGTTGGCCGGTTGAAGGGCTTCCCGACAATCCGGTCTCTTGGCTCATCTCGACGGGACGCTTTAAGGCAATCGATCACATCCGAAGACGTGATCGCTTTCGTGAATCTACGTCCGACGTGGTGGCGAGACTCGAAGCGATCGAACAAGCCAACGCGCGGCGCGAAGGCCAGCCAATCGAAGACGATCAATTGCGGATGATCTTCACCTGCTGTCATCCTGCGATCGACGAAACCGTCCAAGTGCCGCTGACCTTGCGTGAAGTTTGCGGCATGTCGACCGAAAGGATCGCTGCCGCGTTCTTGACGTCAACTCAAACGATGGCACAGCGTATCGTTCGAGGCAAAACGAAAATTCGCGATGCCGGGGTGCCGTTTGTTGTGCCTGAATCGCACGAACTTCCCGAGCGACTCGAATCGGTTCTCTCAGTGATTTATCTGATCTTTAACGAAGGCTACCGGTCCACTTCGGGCAGCAGCGAAGACCTGAATGAATTGGCCTTTGAGGCGATTCGACTTTGTCGGCTGCTTCTTGATTTACTACCAGATTCCGAAGTCACGGGGCTGCTCGCGTTGATGTTACTGCATGAATCACGTCGCGGAGCGAGATTCGACGAGGCCGGCGAGATTGTGTTGTTGCAAGATCAGGATCGTCGCCGGTGGAACCGAGGAATGATCGATGAAGGCCAACACCTGGTCGAGCAATCATTGCGTTCTGGTCGCTTCGGTTTCTATACGTTGCAAGCGGCAATTTCTGCGGTGCATGCCACCGCCGGATCATCCGATCAAACCGACTGGCCGCAAATCATCGCACTCTATGACCTCTTGCTCCGAGTCCGTCCATCGCCCGTCATCGAACTCAACCGTGCGGTCGCAATCGCGATGCTTCGCGGCCCGGATGCTGGGCTCGTCCTGATTGATCGTCTCGTCGACGGTGGTGAACTAGACCGGTACGCGTTGGCTCACTCGGCTCGTGGCGAGTTGCTGTTTCGCTCAGGTAAATATGCACCTGCAATTGAAGCCTTCGCGCGAGCTGAAACGCTGACCAGAAAACCCGCCGAACAACGGTTTTTGCGGCGAAAATTGGCCGATTGTCGCTCGATGCTTTAA
- a CDS encoding VOC family protein codes for MSKSIFVNLPVADLKASMAFYEAIGFTNNPDFTDDTAACMVWSEVIYVMLLTHDKWKTFTDRSIPSTTSSEVMLCFNLDSRAEVDAINRLAGEHGGTADINPSLDHGFMFSRFFSDLDGHVWEPLWMDPAAIPPSSQDETGQGAST; via the coding sequence ATGAGCAAATCCATCTTCGTCAATCTCCCCGTTGCCGACTTGAAAGCGTCGATGGCTTTCTACGAAGCGATCGGCTTCACCAACAATCCTGACTTCACCGACGACACGGCTGCCTGCATGGTCTGGAGCGAAGTGATCTATGTGATGCTGCTGACTCACGATAAGTGGAAAACGTTTACTGACCGCTCTATTCCCTCGACAACTTCAAGCGAAGTAATGCTGTGTTTCAACCTGGACAGCCGAGCGGAGGTCGATGCAATCAATCGACTTGCCGGCGAACATGGAGGAACCGCCGACATCAATCCGTCTCTCGATCATGGTTTCATGTTCAGTCGCTTCTTTTCAGATCTCGATGGACATGTTTGGGAACCTCTCTGGATGGACCCCGCTGCGATTCCGCCGAGTTCTCAGGATGAAACTGGCCAAGGAGCCTCAACATGA
- a CDS encoding glycosyltransferase family 2 protein gives MSISLSEITFCIKTIHRPWSCHRLVESLRNHFSDPNIIVVDDGEPERRFIARYPDTAAHCKSIHTETPDIGVGVGRNLAVDAVSTEYMFLLDDDHVVTENLNFDRVQKRFVELDIDILGVRQGSGGRPTMLSKLMNGNRIWMHRGETRRNGYVAWCDMSSNAFLARTETIRALRWDEAIKTFEHWEFFYRAKLAGLKVAVAGDCFIKHAHVESADYRVLRKRAKFRSLGLRKHGFHSMRLPGGQVVRA, from the coding sequence GTGAGCATCTCACTTTCGGAAATCACGTTCTGCATCAAGACCATCCACCGGCCCTGGTCCTGTCATCGCTTGGTCGAGTCACTGCGCAACCACTTCAGCGACCCCAACATCATTGTGGTTGATGACGGCGAACCCGAGAGACGATTCATTGCCCGATACCCAGACACCGCCGCCCACTGCAAAAGCATTCACACCGAGACTCCCGACATTGGGGTTGGAGTTGGTCGCAACCTAGCCGTCGACGCCGTCAGCACCGAGTACATGTTTTTGCTCGACGACGATCATGTCGTCACCGAGAACTTGAACTTCGATCGAGTCCAGAAACGCTTCGTCGAACTCGATATCGACATCCTGGGAGTCCGCCAAGGTTCCGGTGGCCGGCCGACGATGCTATCGAAACTGATGAACGGCAATCGGATTTGGATGCACCGTGGCGAAACCCGCCGTAACGGCTACGTCGCGTGGTGCGACATGTCATCCAACGCCTTTCTCGCCCGCACCGAAACCATCCGTGCGCTGCGATGGGACGAAGCCATCAAGACGTTCGAGCACTGGGAGTTCTTTTACCGGGCCAAACTCGCCGGACTGAAAGTCGCGGTCGCCGGCGATTGCTTCATCAAGCACGCCCACGTCGAATCCGCCGACTATCGAGTCCTTCGCAAGCGAGCCAAGTTCCGCTCGCTGGGACTCCGCAAACACGGTTTCCATTCCATGCGACTCCCCGGAGGCCAAGTTGTCCGTGCGTGA
- a CDS encoding slipin family protein, producing the protein MMITGAQREFIIKDTHRGLYYEDGKLSKILEAGRYKIPPRKRWFKKLPTVECMLVDVRERELTIKGQEILTADKVAIRVSILVQFRVTDPKAAIHTVDNFEDRLYSDVQLAARRSLASMNLEEILTNRNRLSEDILSDVTESASSYGVTIRRADVKDLIFPGNLQEIMNRVLAAERHSEAQLVEARTRAEVEQIEAESRAEITRRDAEADAEARRLREHAEAEATRSKAEAETQAYAERVKAAEALESHPALLRLAELETLRELAHNGNARLYLGLDRVSLNGTDSGKHDS; encoded by the coding sequence ATGATGATTACAGGTGCTCAGCGAGAGTTCATCATCAAGGACACCCACCGCGGTTTGTACTACGAAGACGGTAAACTGTCGAAGATCCTGGAGGCAGGTCGCTACAAGATTCCGCCGCGAAAGCGATGGTTCAAGAAGCTGCCGACCGTCGAGTGCATGCTGGTCGATGTTCGTGAGCGAGAGCTGACGATCAAGGGGCAGGAAATCTTGACGGCCGACAAGGTCGCGATCCGAGTCAGCATTCTCGTACAGTTCCGTGTGACGGATCCGAAGGCAGCGATCCACACGGTCGACAACTTCGAGGACCGACTTTACAGCGATGTTCAGTTGGCAGCGCGACGTTCACTGGCGTCGATGAACCTCGAGGAAATTCTCACCAACCGAAACCGGCTGAGTGAGGATATCCTTTCGGACGTGACGGAATCGGCCAGCAGCTACGGTGTGACGATTCGACGAGCCGACGTGAAGGACTTGATCTTCCCGGGTAACCTGCAGGAGATCATGAACCGCGTTCTGGCAGCCGAGCGGCACAGCGAGGCTCAACTGGTCGAGGCGCGAACGCGAGCGGAAGTCGAGCAGATCGAGGCGGAGTCTCGAGCTGAAATCACGCGCCGCGACGCCGAGGCTGATGCTGAAGCACGACGACTGCGTGAACACGCCGAAGCAGAAGCGACGCGATCGAAGGCGGAAGCCGAGACGCAAGCTTACGCGGAACGCGTCAAGGCAGCCGAGGCACTGGAAAGCCACCCGGCGCTGCTGCGACTGGCCGAACTCGAAACGCTACGTGAACTCGCGCATAACGGTAACGCCCGACTGTATCTCGGTCTCGACCGAGTCAGTCTAAATGGAACTGATTCAGGAAAGCACGATTCGTGA
- a CDS encoding VOC family protein gives MNEIASMRIETKVTPWLTFSTQAKEAAEFYTSVIPDSQILSIQNNPATSGVIVVNFVLGGLPVCALNAGQDFGFSNAFSFSVACDNQDEIDTLWSKLTDGGKEIQCGWLNDRYGVAWQIVPAKVMDYWDADDPAATKRMFDAMMGMVKLNIAELDAAFNGT, from the coding sequence TTGAACGAAATTGCATCCATGAGAATTGAAACAAAAGTGACGCCGTGGCTTACCTTCTCGACGCAAGCGAAAGAGGCTGCCGAGTTCTACACCTCAGTCATACCGGACTCGCAAATCTTGAGTATCCAAAACAATCCCGCGACCAGCGGAGTGATCGTCGTCAACTTCGTGCTCGGCGGCTTGCCCGTGTGTGCTCTCAACGCCGGACAAGACTTCGGCTTCAGCAATGCGTTTTCATTTTCTGTCGCTTGTGACAACCAGGACGAGATCGATACGTTGTGGTCGAAGTTGACCGACGGCGGCAAGGAGATCCAGTGCGGGTGGCTGAACGATCGCTACGGTGTCGCCTGGCAGATTGTCCCGGCAAAGGTGATGGACTACTGGGACGCTGACGATCCTGCGGCGACCAAGCGGATGTTCGATGCGATGATGGGCATGGTGAAACTGAACATCGCGGAATTGGACGCCGCTTTCAACGGTACCTGA
- a CDS encoding SEC-C metal-binding domain-containing protein, with product MSKRRRGFPSETHVKCGLRIVHGDNQLEEKLGRNDPCPCGSGLRFKRCCLKSGHF from the coding sequence ATGAGTAAACGCCGACGCGGCTTCCCCTCGGAGACTCACGTCAAGTGTGGACTGCGAATCGTCCATGGCGATAATCAACTCGAAGAAAAGCTTGGACGCAATGATCCCTGCCCATGCGGCAGCGGCCTGCGATTCAAACGATGTTGCCTCAAGTCGGGCCACTTTTGA
- a CDS encoding radical SAM protein, with the protein MIELPALEYHVAHGCNVSCQQCSHYSNFHVAGKLPAIEDAEADYARWSHRLKPRRFALLGGEPLLNPNVVQHIQLARQHWGESSLMLVTNGFFLHRFPELPIVLLESDCRLEVSQHGTHDEYVKRFREVKRLVWRWREEYPGINIKIRKSHRGWMRQYNIENGKPIPFRSKPAAAYRVCMQRTCTQLFRSMLFKCPALAYFSQLESKLKLHDLPQWQLFRDYQACSPEANDDEVREFLQTKAIPQCSLCPSRRTKFVHPNPMQRSALQ; encoded by the coding sequence ATGATCGAACTGCCCGCGTTGGAGTACCACGTTGCGCATGGTTGTAACGTATCGTGCCAGCAGTGCAGTCACTACTCGAACTTTCATGTCGCCGGCAAACTGCCCGCGATCGAAGACGCGGAAGCCGACTATGCAAGGTGGTCGCATCGCTTGAAGCCACGGCGGTTCGCGCTGCTCGGTGGTGAGCCGCTGTTGAATCCAAACGTGGTGCAACACATCCAGCTTGCGAGGCAGCACTGGGGTGAAAGTAGCTTGATGCTCGTCACCAATGGCTTCTTCCTACATCGGTTTCCCGAACTACCGATAGTCCTACTTGAATCTGATTGCCGACTCGAGGTCAGCCAGCACGGAACGCACGACGAATACGTCAAACGCTTTCGCGAAGTGAAACGGCTCGTTTGGCGATGGCGCGAAGAGTACCCCGGCATCAATATCAAGATCCGAAAATCGCATCGCGGTTGGATGCGGCAATACAACATCGAGAACGGCAAGCCCATTCCTTTCCGATCGAAACCAGCCGCAGCCTACCGCGTCTGCATGCAAAGGACGTGCACGCAACTCTTCCGATCGATGTTGTTCAAGTGCCCCGCCCTCGCCTACTTCAGTCAACTGGAATCCAAACTGAAGCTACACGACCTTCCGCAGTGGCAACTCTTTCGCGATTACCAAGCCTGTTCGCCAGAAGCTAACGACGACGAAGTTCGCGAGTTCTTACAAACCAAAGCGATCCCACAGTGCAGTCTTTGTCCATCGCGCCGAACCAAGTTCGTCCACCCCAATCCAATGCAACGGAGTGCCCTGCAATGA
- a CDS encoding GNAT family N-acetyltransferase, with protein MNMNPNEMAFRLATPEDRDQILSVHRDAFGEEGEIISSLVAEMLDDPTAEPIHSFVAMQGDAIVAHVLFTAVWIETRDVSAQILAPLAVASGHQKTGLGTKLVNEAITQLESQGVALVFVLGYPDYYSRFGFAPAGAQGFDAPYPILPKNADAWMVKELQPGAIESNEGTVRCCTALDQPQYWQE; from the coding sequence ATGAACATGAATCCAAATGAAATGGCCTTTCGTTTGGCCACGCCGGAAGACCGCGACCAGATTCTCTCTGTCCACCGTGATGCTTTCGGTGAAGAAGGCGAGATCATTTCTTCGCTCGTAGCCGAGATGCTCGACGATCCAACGGCAGAACCAATCCATTCATTCGTTGCCATGCAAGGCGATGCGATTGTTGCACACGTGCTCTTCACAGCAGTTTGGATCGAAACACGTGACGTGTCTGCACAGATACTCGCTCCACTTGCGGTCGCGTCCGGACATCAAAAGACCGGACTTGGCACGAAGCTAGTCAACGAAGCAATCACCCAACTCGAATCCCAGGGCGTCGCCTTAGTCTTTGTCCTTGGCTACCCCGACTACTACTCGCGATTCGGCTTTGCACCGGCTGGCGCACAGGGCTTCGACGCTCCATATCCCATCTTGCCCAAGAATGCCGATGCATGGATGGTCAAGGAACTGCAACCGGGAGCGATCGAAAGCAACGAAGGAACTGTTCGCTGCTGCACCGCTCTCGATCAGCCTCAATATTGGCAAGAGTGA